The following proteins come from a genomic window of Hymenobacter canadensis:
- a CDS encoding DNA/RNA non-specific endonuclease — translation MRFFPLFLLPLLACSQAPVENTRPPLPEGPPAIPVESGGRQVAQAAAFPETFEAGSKGAYTAAAEPLGTGLWYFEDALIGSSEQDHKHGEHAARLRGKGRVRMNFDAPAGVRTIRVSSALYGQDAAATWELWGSVDGGRTFRRIGQPVRVQSPRLLSTTFQAGPTPAPLRLEIRKTDGGAGRLNIDDIALEAANGAAISGGSVATVPSPTVPQPANPSQAVVVGRDDNMALGNPSGATADANNPTNYLLTKPQFTIGYNAQRGTPTWVSWHLNRAWMGAAPRQDDFRPDPALPRQFYAVTRNSYSGSGFDKGHNCPSADRTTDLDDNSATFLMTNMIPQAANNNQRTWGNLEEWTRAQVQRGQEVYVVMGCYGKGGTGLNGLKTTIDQGRVTVPARVWKLLVLLPEGANDLQRIAAGQARILAIDTPNDQAVSPDWSRYRVSVDALEAATGLDLLSKLPLEAQTRLQKTVDTGPVR, via the coding sequence CCGGCCATCCCGGTGGAATCGGGCGGCCGGCAGGTGGCGCAGGCCGCCGCTTTCCCCGAAACCTTCGAGGCGGGCAGCAAAGGTGCCTACACGGCCGCCGCCGAGCCGCTGGGCACAGGACTGTGGTACTTTGAGGATGCCCTGATCGGCTCGTCGGAGCAGGACCACAAGCACGGCGAGCACGCTGCCCGCCTGCGCGGCAAGGGCCGGGTGCGGATGAATTTCGATGCTCCGGCCGGGGTGCGCACCATCCGGGTCAGCAGCGCGCTGTATGGGCAGGACGCCGCCGCCACCTGGGAGCTGTGGGGCAGCGTGGATGGCGGCCGCACGTTCCGCCGCATCGGGCAGCCGGTGCGGGTGCAGAGCCCGCGCCTGCTCAGCACCACCTTCCAGGCCGGCCCCACGCCCGCGCCACTGCGCCTGGAAATCCGCAAAACCGACGGCGGTGCCGGCCGCCTCAACATCGACGATATTGCCCTGGAAGCCGCCAACGGTGCGGCCATCAGCGGCGGCAGCGTGGCTACCGTGCCTTCGCCCACAGTTCCACAACCCGCCAACCCGAGCCAGGCCGTGGTGGTAGGCCGCGACGACAACATGGCACTGGGCAACCCCAGCGGCGCCACCGCCGACGCCAACAACCCCACCAACTACCTGCTCACCAAGCCTCAGTTCACCATCGGCTACAACGCCCAGCGCGGCACGCCCACCTGGGTGAGCTGGCACCTCAACCGCGCCTGGATGGGCGCGGCCCCGCGCCAGGACGACTTCCGCCCCGACCCGGCCCTGCCACGGCAGTTCTACGCCGTCACGCGCAACAGCTACTCCGGCTCCGGCTTCGATAAAGGCCACAACTGCCCCAGCGCCGACCGCACCACCGACCTCGACGACAACTCGGCCACGTTCCTGATGACCAACATGATTCCGCAGGCGGCCAACAACAACCAGCGCACCTGGGGCAACCTTGAGGAATGGACCCGCGCCCAGGTGCAGCGCGGCCAAGAAGTGTACGTGGTGATGGGTTGCTACGGCAAAGGCGGCACCGGCCTCAACGGCCTGAAAACCACCATAGACCAAGGCCGCGTGACGGTGCCGGCCCGGGTCTGGAAGCTGCTGGTGCTGCTGCCCGAAGGCGCCAACGACCTGCAGCGCATTGCCGCCGGCCAGGCCCGCATCCTCGCCATCGACACCCCCAATGACCAAGCCGTGAGCCCCGACTGGAGCCGCTACCGCGTGAGCGTGGACGCCCTGGAAGCCGCCACCGGCCTCGACCTGCTCAGCAAGCTTCCCCTGGAAGCCCAGACCCGCCTGCAGAAAACGGTGGACACGGGCCCGGTGCGGTAG
- the rsmA gene encoding 16S rRNA (adenine(1518)-N(6)/adenine(1519)-N(6))-dimethyltransferase RsmA: MDSVKAKKHLGQHFLADSNIARKIVEALRLPDGVQEVLEIGPGMGVLTGTLLQHAEYRTSVVEIDRESVVYLGKHFPALEGRIHSQDFLKMNLATLYPDQPISIIGNFPYNISSQIYFQILAHRQQVRESVGMIQKEVADRLAEGPGSKTYGILSVLLQAFYTIEYLFTVPPHVFNPPPKVQSAVIRLTRNTTKKLDCDEVLFFKVVKQAFSTRRKTLRNALKPFGMPAEATTDPIFDKRAEQLSVADFVGLTQHVAGNKVD; this comes from the coding sequence ATGGATTCCGTTAAAGCCAAAAAACACCTGGGCCAGCATTTTCTGGCCGATTCCAATATTGCCCGCAAGATCGTGGAGGCGCTGCGCCTGCCCGACGGCGTGCAGGAAGTACTGGAAATCGGGCCGGGGATGGGCGTGCTGACCGGCACACTGCTGCAGCATGCGGAGTACCGCACGTCGGTGGTGGAAATCGACCGGGAGTCGGTGGTGTATCTGGGCAAGCACTTTCCGGCGCTGGAAGGCCGCATCCACAGCCAGGATTTCCTGAAGATGAACCTGGCCACGTTGTATCCGGACCAGCCGATCAGCATCATCGGCAACTTTCCCTACAACATCAGCAGCCAGATCTACTTCCAGATTCTGGCCCACCGCCAGCAGGTGCGCGAGAGTGTGGGCATGATTCAGAAGGAAGTGGCCGACCGCCTGGCCGAAGGGCCGGGCTCGAAGACCTACGGCATCCTGAGCGTGCTGCTGCAGGCGTTCTATACGATTGAGTACCTGTTCACGGTGCCGCCGCACGTGTTCAACCCGCCGCCTAAGGTGCAGTCGGCCGTAATCCGGCTCACGCGCAACACCACCAAAAAGCTGGACTGCGACGAGGTGCTGTTCTTTAAAGTGGTGAAGCAGGCCTTTTCCACGCGCCGCAAAACCCTCCGCAACGCCCTCAAGCCCTTCGGTATGCCCGCCGAAGCCACCACCGACCCCATCTTCGACAAGCGCGCCGAGCAGCTCAGCGTCGCCGATTTCGTGGGGCTGACGCAGCACGTAGCGGGAAACAAAGTCGATTAA
- a CDS encoding nuclease A inhibitor family protein: MASIFSRIVSGELPAYKVAEDDQHLAFLDITPLVEGHTLVIPKREIDYIFDMPAEELAALHLFAQRVAKGVQAAVPCKRIGVAVIGLEVPHAHIHLIPMNKVADMNFANPKIKVAEDRMKELAAAIAAQVPAAAGSRTASLDALDTKGGRETASANEPAASAADAAPADSSTAQLQQLTKGLLFLSESDAALEPVSYDAPAGPLTDAALLQAVGAEAGSKVETQELTLFLRNHTADDGVLGDPAQANRFKALQMYLKQELQDVKVYRVGTGPQVQAYALGRTESGKLAGFKTVLTET; encoded by the coding sequence ATGGCTTCCATTTTCTCGCGTATTGTGTCGGGCGAGCTGCCCGCGTATAAAGTAGCCGAGGACGACCAGCACCTGGCGTTTCTCGACATCACGCCGCTGGTGGAAGGCCACACGCTGGTGATTCCGAAGCGCGAAATCGACTACATCTTTGATATGCCAGCCGAGGAGCTGGCGGCGCTGCACCTGTTTGCGCAGCGTGTGGCCAAGGGCGTGCAGGCCGCCGTGCCGTGCAAGCGGATTGGGGTGGCCGTTATCGGGCTGGAAGTGCCGCACGCCCACATTCACCTGATTCCGATGAACAAGGTGGCGGACATGAACTTCGCCAACCCCAAAATCAAGGTGGCCGAAGACCGGATGAAGGAGCTGGCCGCCGCCATTGCCGCGCAGGTGCCCGCCGCCGCCGGTAGCCGCACCGCCTCACTAGACGCCCTGGACACCAAAGGCGGCCGTGAAACCGCCTCGGCCAACGAGCCCGCTGCTTCCGCTGCGGACGCCGCCCCGGCCGACAGCAGCACGGCGCAGCTGCAGCAGCTCACGAAGGGGCTGCTGTTCCTGAGTGAGTCGGATGCGGCGCTGGAGCCAGTGAGCTACGACGCACCGGCCGGCCCGCTGACCGATGCGGCGCTGCTGCAGGCCGTAGGGGCCGAAGCCGGCAGCAAAGTGGAAACCCAGGAGCTGACCCTGTTTCTGCGCAACCACACCGCCGACGACGGCGTGCTCGGCGACCCGGCCCAGGCAAACCGCTTCAAGGCGCTGCAGATGTACCTGAAGCAGGAGCTGCAGGACGTGAAAGTGTACCGCGTAGGTACCGGCCCGCAGGTGCAGGCCTACGCCCTCGGCCGCACCGAAAGCGGCAAGCTGGCCGGCTTCAAAACCGTGCTGACGGAAACGTAG
- a CDS encoding AI-2E family transporter, which produces MSHSIYTPRQQYVLLIVCLLVLAGLVLFGLGSYITGLFGAGILYVVFRPWWAALVHQRHWNRQLASAGLLTFALVVIILPFTALILMLVNRLQFYAVHTDTTQLMAVLHTLERRIGVSFTADQNVQTLIRQGLGWLSQRLPSLASGLLHFAIVIGLMLFTLYFMFVQEERFLHGLRRYLPFRDATLQELGEALRNNVHANVLGQALISLVQATLTGLLLWVFQVPDALFWGMVSFFMAFIPVLGTPLVWGPAALVKLAQGHTGQGVGILLIGVVVVMNIDNLLRIVLARRIGDIHPLITLVGVILGVEIFGILGLVIGPLLLSYFMVLMRVFERENRLRPAPADTAAQP; this is translated from the coding sequence ATGTCGCACTCCATCTATACTCCCCGGCAGCAATACGTGCTGCTGATTGTGTGCCTGCTGGTGCTAGCCGGGCTGGTGCTGTTCGGGTTGGGCAGCTATATCACCGGACTGTTTGGGGCGGGCATCCTATACGTGGTATTCCGGCCGTGGTGGGCGGCGCTGGTGCACCAGCGCCACTGGAACCGGCAGCTGGCCAGTGCCGGGCTGCTGACGTTTGCGCTAGTAGTCATCATTCTGCCCTTCACAGCCCTGATTCTGATGCTCGTCAACCGCCTGCAATTCTACGCCGTGCACACCGACACCACCCAGCTGATGGCGGTGCTGCACACGCTGGAACGCCGCATCGGCGTCAGCTTCACGGCCGACCAGAACGTGCAGACGCTCATCCGGCAGGGCCTGGGCTGGCTCAGCCAGCGGCTGCCTTCCCTGGCCAGCGGGCTGCTGCACTTCGCCATCGTCATCGGCCTGATGCTGTTCACGCTCTACTTCATGTTTGTGCAGGAAGAAAGGTTTCTGCACGGCCTGCGCCGCTACCTACCCTTCCGCGACGCAACGCTGCAGGAGCTGGGCGAGGCGCTCCGCAACAACGTGCACGCCAACGTGCTCGGCCAGGCCCTGATTTCGCTGGTGCAGGCCACCCTGACGGGGCTGCTGCTCTGGGTGTTTCAGGTACCTGACGCCCTGTTCTGGGGCATGGTGTCGTTTTTCATGGCCTTCATTCCGGTGCTGGGCACGCCACTGGTGTGGGGGCCGGCGGCGCTGGTCAAGCTGGCGCAGGGCCACACCGGACAGGGCGTGGGCATTCTGCTGATTGGGGTGGTGGTGGTGATGAACATCGACAACCTGCTGCGCATCGTACTGGCCCGCCGCATCGGCGACATTCACCCGCTCATCACGCTGGTGGGCGTGATTCTGGGGGTGGAGATTTTCGGCATCCTTGGCCTGGTGATCGGGCCGCTGCTGCTCTCCTATTTCATGGTGCTGATGCGGGTGTTTGAGCGCGAAAACCGCCTCCGCCCCGCCCCTGCCGACACGGCGGCCCAGCCGTAG
- a CDS encoding M28 family peptidase — MKPLTASVLSALLLLSSAAHSQSGKNLPKPLRKPLSSISPAGFKAHVQFLADDQLRGRQPGTPGYKMAVDYVVAQLQQRGVQPAGENGTFLQTVQLRRAITEAGATLRLIPAGPASTLAYGTDFTLYPNPVQPETTVEAGLVFAGFGISAPELGYDDYAGLDARGKVVVLTRLEPTRFPDAVRLYNTDLLTVLQTAARHGAVGVLLAAPKSTMKLPDPPKGLVSVLGPDGKVAVSRSFQPQIQVAGSISAATLQRLFAGAATDTARAMAALRAGKPASVALLPRLAATQRSRYQDVTSYNVVGKIEGADPQLRQEYVVHTAHLDHLGVGAPVAGDSIYNGAHDNATGVATLLEIAGVYQQLKPQQRPKRSVLLTVVTGEELGLLGSAYFARNPTVPREKLVANVNTDMPTIIAPLLSVVALGAENSTLAAPVAEAARTLGLTVEADPEPAQNRFIRSDQYSFVTQGIPALHIKYGNKTADGRNNLSEQVQKWRAVTYHKPQDDINGQFDFEAGKTYAQLNFLVGYLVANSAQRPAWNPGNFFGERFGK; from the coding sequence ATGAAGCCACTAACTGCCTCCGTGCTGAGCGCGCTGCTTCTGCTAAGCAGCGCGGCCCACAGCCAGTCCGGTAAAAACCTGCCCAAACCCCTTCGCAAACCGCTGAGCAGCATCAGCCCGGCCGGGTTCAAGGCCCACGTGCAGTTCCTAGCCGACGACCAGCTGCGCGGGCGGCAGCCGGGCACGCCGGGCTACAAAATGGCTGTCGACTACGTGGTGGCGCAGCTGCAGCAGCGCGGCGTGCAGCCGGCCGGCGAAAACGGCACGTTCCTGCAAACTGTGCAACTGCGGCGCGCCATCACGGAAGCGGGGGCCACGTTGCGCCTGATACCGGCCGGCCCGGCTAGCACGCTGGCCTATGGCACTGACTTCACGCTGTACCCCAACCCCGTACAGCCGGAAACGACCGTGGAGGCCGGGCTGGTGTTTGCCGGTTTCGGCATCAGCGCGCCAGAGCTGGGGTATGACGACTACGCCGGCCTCGATGCCCGAGGCAAGGTGGTGGTGCTGACGCGGCTGGAGCCCACGCGCTTCCCCGACGCCGTGCGCCTCTACAACACCGACCTACTGACCGTGCTGCAAACCGCCGCCCGCCACGGCGCCGTGGGCGTGCTGCTGGCCGCTCCCAAGTCCACGATGAAGCTGCCCGATCCGCCGAAAGGCCTCGTGAGCGTGCTGGGGCCCGATGGAAAAGTGGCGGTGTCACGCAGCTTCCAGCCGCAGATTCAGGTGGCGGGCTCCATCAGCGCGGCCACGTTGCAGCGGCTGTTTGCGGGGGCGGCCACCGATACCGCGCGGGCCATGGCTGCGCTGCGGGCCGGCAAACCGGCTTCGGTGGCGCTGCTGCCGCGCTTGGCCGCCACCCAACGCAGCCGCTACCAGGACGTGACCAGCTACAACGTGGTGGGCAAAATCGAAGGCGCCGACCCGCAGCTGCGGCAGGAGTACGTGGTGCACACCGCTCACCTCGACCACCTCGGCGTGGGCGCCCCCGTGGCCGGCGACTCCATCTACAACGGCGCCCACGACAACGCCACCGGCGTAGCGACGCTGCTGGAAATTGCGGGCGTGTATCAGCAGCTGAAGCCACAGCAGCGGCCGAAACGCTCGGTACTGCTGACGGTGGTGACGGGGGAGGAGCTGGGCCTGCTGGGCTCGGCGTACTTTGCCCGCAACCCCACCGTGCCCCGCGAAAAGCTGGTGGCCAACGTCAACACCGATATGCCCACCATCATTGCGCCGCTGCTGTCGGTGGTGGCGCTAGGGGCCGAAAACTCCACGCTGGCCGCGCCGGTGGCGGAGGCGGCGCGGACGCTGGGCCTCACGGTGGAAGCCGACCCTGAGCCGGCCCAGAACCGCTTCATCCGCTCCGACCAGTACAGCTTCGTGACGCAGGGCATTCCAGCGCTGCACATCAAGTACGGCAACAAAACGGCCGACGGCCGCAACAACCTCAGCGAGCAGGTGCAGAAGTGGCGCGCCGTCACGTACCACAAGCCCCAGGACGATATCAACGGTCAGTTTGATTTCGAGGCCGGCAAAACCTACGCCCAGCTGAACTTTCTGGTGGGCTATCTGGTGGCCAATTCCGCGCAGCGGCCTGCCTGGAACCCGGGCAACTTCTTCGGGGAACGGTTTGGCAAGTAG
- a CDS encoding leucyl aminopeptidase family protein — MSLLLRYAADFSASADTVFILPAGTTELPVTAAADLSEPARQYVAAELAADSKLIRINHYAHHHYYVVAADKKTPALAAEALRKSGHQLHAQLKADKVRNLFIQDLTDGGALPLAEGLALTAYQFEGYKTGEKSRQAAALESVTLVGPHLSDERVQELQHVLDGVFLTRDLVNAPLNKLNAQQFAERMAEAGEEAGFHTEILDLVRIEALRMGGLLAVNQGSPEPPTFTIMEYKPEGATNKKPYVLVGKGVVFDTGGLSLKPTPASMDMMKCDMAGGAAVVGTLYALAKNQVPLHVIGLVPATDNRPGGLAFAPGDVITMYSGLTVEVMNTDAEGRLLLGDALAFAKKYDPELVLDFATLTGSAARAIGKEGIVCMGTADEDTLSALKKAGNATHERLVEFPLWDEYADHIKSDIADINNIGKAEAGAISAGKFLERFTDGYPWVHFDIAAPAFLTAPDSYRGKGGTGTAVRLTYEFLKGKA, encoded by the coding sequence ATGTCGCTGCTCCTTCGTTACGCTGCCGATTTCTCCGCCTCGGCCGATACCGTGTTTATCCTGCCGGCTGGCACCACCGAACTGCCCGTAACGGCCGCCGCCGACCTCTCTGAGCCGGCCCGCCAGTACGTGGCCGCCGAGTTGGCCGCCGACAGCAAGCTGATCCGCATCAACCACTATGCCCACCACCACTACTACGTGGTAGCGGCCGACAAAAAGACGCCGGCCCTGGCGGCGGAGGCCCTGCGCAAAAGCGGCCACCAGCTGCACGCCCAGCTCAAGGCCGATAAGGTGCGGAACCTGTTCATTCAGGACCTGACCGACGGCGGCGCGCTACCGCTGGCCGAGGGCTTGGCCCTCACCGCCTATCAGTTTGAAGGCTACAAAACCGGCGAGAAATCCCGCCAGGCGGCCGCGCTGGAAAGCGTAACGCTGGTGGGCCCACACCTCAGCGACGAGCGGGTGCAGGAGCTGCAGCACGTGCTGGACGGCGTATTCCTGACCCGCGACCTGGTAAACGCGCCCCTCAACAAGCTCAACGCCCAGCAGTTTGCCGAGCGCATGGCCGAAGCCGGCGAAGAAGCCGGTTTCCACACCGAGATTCTGGATCTGGTGCGGATTGAGGCCCTGCGCATGGGCGGCCTGCTGGCCGTGAACCAGGGCAGCCCCGAGCCGCCCACGTTCACCATTATGGAATACAAGCCGGAAGGCGCTACCAATAAGAAGCCCTACGTGCTGGTCGGCAAAGGCGTGGTGTTTGATACCGGCGGCCTGAGCCTCAAGCCCACGCCCGCTAGCATGGACATGATGAAGTGCGACATGGCCGGCGGTGCCGCCGTGGTGGGCACGCTCTACGCCCTGGCCAAAAACCAGGTGCCGCTGCACGTTATCGGCCTGGTGCCCGCCACCGACAACCGCCCCGGCGGCCTCGCCTTCGCCCCCGGCGACGTGATTACCATGTACAGCGGCCTCACGGTGGAGGTGATGAACACCGACGCCGAAGGCCGCCTGCTGCTCGGCGACGCGCTGGCTTTCGCCAAGAAATACGACCCTGAGCTGGTGCTCGACTTCGCCACCCTCACCGGCTCAGCCGCCCGCGCTATCGGCAAGGAAGGCATCGTGTGCATGGGCACCGCCGACGAAGACACGCTCAGCGCCCTGAAAAAGGCCGGTAATGCCACCCACGAGCGTCTGGTGGAGTTTCCGCTCTGGGATGAGTACGCCGACCACATCAAGTCCGACATTGCCGACATCAACAACATCGGCAAGGCCGAAGCCGGCGCCATTTCGGCCGGCAAGTTCCTGGAGCGCTTCACCGACGGCTACCCCTGGGTGCACTTCGACATTGCCGCCCCCGCCTTCCTCACCGCCCCCGACTCCTACCGCGGCAAAGGCGGCACCGGCACCGCCGTGCGCCTCACGTATGAGTTTCTGAAAGGCAAGGCCTAA
- a CDS encoding MFS transporter: protein MLTLRLPLVVSRPPRQIYRAAVGVLFFLMGLTFATWASRIPTIQQQLGISEAQLGLLLLAAPVGSMASLPVAGWLVARLGSRRVVLGGIVGYALGLVALGLAQSVPLLVAGLVLFGFVSNLSNIAVNTQAVGVEQLHRKSIMASFHGLWSLAGFAGAALGTLMIGQRVAPLPHFVLVAVLVVAGVAACSTSIRPRDASLGPDVKVPLFALPDKSLLLLGVLAFCSMICEGAMFDWSGVYFRKVVHADAAWVGAGYTAFMCTMAGGRFIADGFAHRYGLRRTLQLSGLLTAAGLLLSVALPALPTAILGFLLVGFGVSSVVPLVYGAAGRSTTMPASVALAAVSTVGFLGFLFGPPLIGIVAGFTSLRVSFTIIAGLGLCVAVLASRIKTE, encoded by the coding sequence ATGCTTACGCTTCGCCTTCCGCTGGTTGTTTCCCGCCCGCCCCGCCAGATTTACCGGGCGGCCGTCGGGGTGTTGTTTTTCCTGATGGGCCTCACGTTTGCCACCTGGGCCTCGCGCATTCCTACCATTCAGCAGCAGCTGGGTATTTCGGAAGCCCAGCTGGGGCTGCTGCTGCTGGCGGCGCCGGTGGGCTCGATGGCGTCGTTGCCGGTGGCGGGATGGCTGGTAGCGCGGCTGGGCAGCCGCCGGGTGGTGCTGGGCGGCATTGTGGGCTACGCGCTGGGACTCGTGGCGCTGGGGCTGGCGCAGTCGGTGCCGCTGCTTGTGGCGGGGCTGGTGCTGTTCGGCTTCGTATCCAACCTCTCCAACATTGCCGTGAACACCCAGGCTGTAGGCGTAGAGCAGCTGCACCGCAAGTCCATTATGGCGTCGTTTCACGGACTCTGGAGCCTAGCGGGCTTTGCCGGGGCGGCGCTGGGCACCCTTATGATTGGCCAGCGGGTGGCGCCGCTGCCGCACTTTGTGCTGGTGGCCGTGCTGGTGGTAGCGGGCGTAGCAGCCTGCAGCACCTCCATCCGCCCCCGCGACGCCAGCCTCGGCCCCGATGTGAAGGTGCCCCTGTTCGCGCTGCCCGACAAGTCGCTGCTGCTGCTGGGGGTGCTGGCGTTCTGCTCCATGATCTGCGAAGGTGCCATGTTCGACTGGAGCGGGGTGTATTTCCGCAAAGTGGTGCACGCCGATGCCGCCTGGGTGGGCGCCGGCTACACGGCCTTTATGTGCACCATGGCTGGTGGCCGCTTCATTGCCGACGGCTTTGCGCACCGATACGGACTGCGCCGCACCTTGCAGCTGAGCGGCCTGCTCACGGCCGCCGGGCTGCTGCTGTCAGTGGCGCTGCCGGCGCTGCCCACGGCTATTCTGGGCTTTCTGCTGGTGGGGTTCGGGGTGTCGTCGGTGGTGCCGCTGGTGTACGGGGCGGCGGGCCGCTCCACCACCATGCCGGCCAGCGTGGCGCTGGCGGCGGTTTCCACGGTCGGATTTCTGGGATTTCTGTTCGGGCCGCCGCTGATTGGTATTGTGGCGGGTTTCACCAGTCTGCGGGTGTCGTTTACCATCATTGCCGGCCTGGGGCTGTGCGTGGCCGTGCTGGCCAGCCGCATCAAAACCGAGTAG
- a CDS encoding NAD(P)-dependent oxidoreductase, whose protein sequence is MSLCLVIDEMHPSLPDLMHAIGVTLHYRPDLSVAEVPAALAAHPYEGLMVRSKLRVTAELLGHGPQLRYVARAGAGVDNIDEAALTAAGVTLLNAPEGNRDAVGEYAVGLLLALFRNIARADHEVRAGQWRREANRGEEIGGKTIGLLGYGHMGRAFARRLQAFGCTVLAHDHDPAVLPDAHATLVSLAELQDRAEVLSLHIPYSKANHHFVNEELLAGFRNAIWLLNTARGEVLDHAALVQRLQTGHVRGAALDVLENEKLTALTAEQQARFAYLAAAPQVVLSPHVGGWSYQSYERINEVLAGKIAAFLRR, encoded by the coding sequence ATGTCTCTCTGCCTCGTCATCGACGAAATGCACCCCAGCCTGCCCGACCTGATGCATGCCATCGGGGTGACGCTGCACTACCGGCCCGACCTGAGCGTGGCCGAAGTGCCCGCCGCCCTGGCCGCTCACCCCTACGAGGGCCTGATGGTACGCTCCAAGCTGCGCGTAACGGCCGAGCTGCTCGGCCACGGCCCGCAGCTTCGCTACGTGGCCCGGGCCGGCGCCGGCGTCGATAACATCGACGAGGCGGCGCTGACGGCGGCGGGCGTTACGCTGCTCAACGCCCCTGAAGGCAATCGCGACGCGGTGGGCGAGTACGCCGTGGGGCTGCTGCTGGCGCTGTTCCGCAACATTGCCCGCGCCGACCATGAGGTGCGCGCCGGGCAATGGCGCCGCGAGGCCAACCGGGGCGAGGAAATTGGGGGCAAGACCATCGGGCTTCTTGGCTACGGCCACATGGGGCGGGCCTTTGCGCGGCGGTTGCAGGCGTTCGGCTGCACGGTGCTGGCCCACGACCACGACCCGGCCGTGCTGCCCGACGCCCACGCCACCTTGGTGAGCCTAGCTGAGCTGCAGGACCGGGCCGAGGTGCTGAGCTTGCACATTCCGTATTCGAAAGCCAACCACCACTTCGTGAATGAGGAGCTGCTGGCGGGTTTCCGCAATGCCATCTGGCTGCTCAACACGGCCCGCGGCGAGGTGCTCGACCATGCGGCGCTGGTGCAGCGCCTGCAAACCGGCCATGTGCGCGGCGCGGCCCTCGACGTGCTGGAAAACGAGAAGCTAACGGCGCTGACGGCCGAGCAGCAGGCCCGGTTTGCGTACCTGGCGGCTGCGCCTCAGGTGGTGCTGTCGCCGCACGTGGGTGGCTGGAGCTACCAGAGCTACGAGCGGATCAATGAGGTGCTGGCGGGCAAAATTGCGGCATTTCTGCGCCGTTGA
- the greA gene encoding transcription elongation factor GreA has product MATINYYTAEGLQKLKDDLQDLKIRGRSEAAEALREARDKGDLSENAEYDAAKEAQGLLELKISKLEEVVGNARILDEAGLDFTKVLIMSKVKLKNLKNNMVLDYTLVAEEEANLAAGKISVKSPIGKGLLGKSAGDKAEITVPAGKLQFEILEISR; this is encoded by the coding sequence ATGGCCACCATCAACTATTATACCGCCGAAGGCCTTCAGAAACTCAAAGACGACCTGCAGGACCTCAAAATCCGTGGCCGCTCTGAGGCTGCCGAAGCGCTGCGCGAAGCCCGTGACAAAGGCGACCTGAGCGAAAACGCGGAGTATGACGCCGCCAAGGAAGCTCAGGGTCTGCTGGAACTGAAAATATCCAAGCTTGAGGAAGTGGTTGGCAACGCCCGCATCCTTGATGAAGCCGGTCTTGATTTCACCAAAGTGCTCATCATGAGCAAGGTGAAGCTCAAGAACCTGAAAAATAATATGGTGCTCGACTACACCCTGGTGGCCGAAGAGGAAGCCAATCTGGCGGCCGGCAAAATCTCCGTGAAGTCGCCTATCGGCAAAGGCCTGCTGGGCAAGTCGGCCGGCGACAAGGCCGAGATTACTGTTCCAGCCGGCAAGCTGCAGTTCGAGATTCTGGAAATCAGTCGTTAA